A single window of Vibrio gazogenes DNA harbors:
- a CDS encoding valine--tRNA ligase, which produces MEKTYNPTSIEQALYQTWEKQGYFKPSGDTSKASYSIMIPPPNVTGSLHMGHAFQDTIMDTLTRCQRMKGNNTLWQVGTDHAGIATQMVVERKIAAEEGKTKHDYGRDAFIDKIWEWKGESGGTITQQLRRLGASVDWDRERFTMDNGFYAAVQEVFIRLYEEDLIYRGKRLVNWDPKLHTAISDLEVENKDKKGHMWHFRYPLADGAKTADGKDYIVVATTRPETMLGDTGVAVNPEDPRYQDLIGKHIMLPIVNRRIPIVGDEHADMEKGTGCVKITPAHDFNDYEVGKRHNLPMINIFTFDANIRQDAEVFTSKGEASEDYPSELPEKYQGVERFAARKLIVAEFESLGLLEAIKDHDLTIPYGDRGGVVIEPMLTDQWYVRTAPLAGVATKAVEDGEIQFVPKQYENMYFSWMRDIQDWCISRQLWWGHRIPAWYDNQGNVYVGRHEEEVRRKHDIAADVELHQDEDVLDTWFSSALWTFGTLGWPEQTPELKMYHPTDVLVTGFDIIFFWVARMIMMTMHFIKDENGKPQVPFKTVYVTGLIRDENGDKMSKSKGNVLDPIDMIDGIDLETLVTKRTGNMMQPQLAAKIEKNTRKTFENGIEAYGTDALRFTLAAMASTGRDINWDMKRLEGYRNFCNKLWNASRYVLMNTEDQDCGFTADAQLEYSLADQWIESQFELAAKNFNLHIDNFRLDMAANTLYEFIWNQFCDWYLELTKPILWKGTENQQRATRRTLITVLEKTLRLAHPVIPYITETIWKSIKPLVAGIEGETIMLQALPQYDEANFHQKALDDIEWVKSFITSIRNLRAEYDINPGKPLSVMLKAADDNDAARLAANQQVLTSLAKLADVRILNAGEETPACATALVGKSELMIPMAGLIDKVAELDRLAKEIARTQGEIKRIEGKLGNEGFVAKAPEAVVAKEREKLAGYQEALVKLEEQKTTIAAL; this is translated from the coding sequence ATGGAAAAGACATATAACCCGACATCAATTGAACAAGCTCTCTATCAGACTTGGGAAAAGCAAGGCTATTTCAAGCCTAGCGGTGACACATCAAAAGCATCCTATAGCATTATGATTCCGCCGCCGAACGTCACAGGTAGCCTGCATATGGGTCATGCCTTCCAAGATACCATCATGGATACCCTGACCCGTTGCCAGCGTATGAAAGGGAACAATACACTCTGGCAAGTCGGCACCGACCATGCTGGGATTGCAACACAGATGGTTGTCGAGCGCAAAATCGCTGCAGAAGAAGGTAAAACCAAACACGATTACGGTCGGGATGCCTTTATTGACAAAATCTGGGAATGGAAAGGCGAATCTGGTGGAACCATTACACAACAGTTACGTCGCTTAGGTGCCTCTGTCGATTGGGATCGTGAACGTTTTACCATGGACAACGGCTTTTATGCTGCCGTTCAAGAAGTCTTTATCCGATTGTATGAAGAAGACTTAATCTATCGGGGTAAACGTCTGGTCAACTGGGATCCGAAACTGCATACGGCCATCTCTGATCTCGAAGTTGAAAACAAAGATAAAAAAGGCCATATGTGGCACTTCCGCTATCCATTAGCCGATGGCGCGAAAACAGCAGATGGTAAAGACTATATTGTCGTTGCAACAACACGCCCTGAAACCATGTTGGGCGATACAGGGGTTGCCGTCAACCCCGAAGATCCGCGTTATCAAGATCTGATTGGTAAGCATATCATGCTGCCGATCGTTAATCGTCGGATTCCGATTGTCGGTGATGAACATGCCGATATGGAAAAAGGAACGGGCTGTGTAAAAATCACCCCTGCCCATGACTTCAATGACTATGAAGTCGGCAAGCGTCACAACCTGCCGATGATCAACATTTTTACTTTCGATGCCAATATCCGTCAAGACGCTGAAGTCTTTACCAGCAAAGGAGAAGCCAGCGAAGATTATCCGTCTGAGTTGCCGGAAAAATATCAAGGCGTCGAGCGGTTTGCAGCCCGGAAACTCATCGTTGCTGAATTTGAATCACTCGGTTTGCTCGAAGCAATCAAAGATCATGACTTGACGATTCCGTATGGTGATCGCGGTGGTGTGGTGATTGAACCGATGCTGACCGATCAGTGGTATGTTCGTACAGCACCACTGGCTGGTGTCGCAACCAAAGCGGTTGAAGACGGTGAAATTCAGTTTGTCCCCAAACAGTATGAAAACATGTACTTCTCTTGGATGCGTGACATTCAAGACTGGTGTATTTCACGCCAGCTCTGGTGGGGCCACCGTATTCCGGCTTGGTATGACAATCAGGGCAATGTTTACGTTGGCCGTCATGAAGAAGAAGTGCGTCGTAAACATGATATTGCTGCGGACGTTGAACTCCATCAAGATGAAGACGTACTGGATACATGGTTCTCTTCTGCGCTGTGGACCTTCGGTACGCTAGGATGGCCGGAACAAACGCCTGAACTCAAAATGTATCACCCGACAGATGTACTGGTCACAGGCTTCGATATTATTTTCTTCTGGGTTGCCCGGATGATCATGATGACGATGCACTTCATTAAAGACGAAAACGGCAAACCACAAGTACCGTTTAAAACAGTCTATGTTACTGGACTGATTCGGGATGAAAACGGCGATAAAATGTCGAAGTCCAAAGGGAATGTTTTGGATCCTATCGATATGATCGACGGCATTGACCTCGAAACGCTGGTTACCAAGCGAACCGGCAATATGATGCAGCCTCAACTGGCGGCTAAAATCGAAAAGAATACGCGCAAAACTTTCGAAAATGGTATCGAAGCTTATGGTACCGATGCGCTGCGTTTCACACTGGCCGCAATGGCATCAACCGGACGAGATATTAACTGGGACATGAAGCGTCTGGAAGGTTACCGGAACTTCTGTAACAAACTCTGGAATGCCAGCCGCTATGTGTTGATGAATACTGAAGATCAGGATTGCGGATTCACAGCGGATGCCCAGCTTGAATACTCACTGGCTGATCAGTGGATCGAATCTCAGTTTGAACTGGCAGCCAAGAACTTTAATCTCCATATCGACAACTTCCGCCTTGATATGGCAGCCAATACCCTGTACGAGTTTATTTGGAACCAATTCTGTGACTGGTATCTGGAACTGACCAAACCAATTTTGTGGAAAGGCACTGAAAATCAGCAACGCGCAACTCGCCGTACCTTGATTACCGTACTGGAGAAAACATTGCGCCTGGCTCATCCTGTCATTCCTTATATTACTGAAACGATCTGGAAGAGCATCAAACCGCTGGTTGCTGGTATTGAAGGGGAGACAATCATGTTGCAGGCGCTGCCACAATATGATGAAGCAAACTTCCACCAGAAAGCGCTTGATGACATTGAATGGGTGAAATCTTTTATTACCAGCATTCGTAATCTGCGTGCCGAATACGATATTAATCCAGGTAAACCATTGTCTGTCATGCTCAAAGCTGCTGATGACAACGATGCTGCTCGTCTGGCAGCAAACCAACAAGTGTTAACTTCTCTGGCAAAACTGGCAGATGTACGCATCTTAAACGCAGGTGAAGAAACACCGGCATGTGCAACAGCACTTGTAGGTAAATCTGAACTGATGATTCCAATGGCTGGCTTGATTGATAAAGTTGCGGAGCTGGATCGCCTCGCGAAAGAGATTGCCAGAACGCAGGGTGAAATCAAACGGATTGAAGGCAAGCTCGGGAACGAAGGGTTTGTCGCCAAAGCACCTGAAGCGGTGGTGGCTAAAGAACGAGAAAAACTCGCCGGCTATCAAGAAGCATTGGTGAAACTGGAAGAACAGAAAACGACGATTGCAGCCCTGTAA
- a CDS encoding DNA polymerase III subunit chi — translation MKTATFYLVSPDSRQAQPEGFREYVLFLAQYFANQGAKIYLNCRHRDEAELFAELFWQVPAETFLAHNLVGEGPRNGTPVEIGYPLVSPSWNRQIVINMAENNTTFADRFTEVIDFVPCEKNARHLARERYKIYRQNGYKLQTIEIAYP, via the coding sequence ATGAAAACAGCCACATTTTATCTAGTCTCACCTGATAGCCGTCAGGCACAGCCTGAAGGGTTTCGGGAATATGTGCTCTTTCTCGCCCAATATTTTGCCAATCAAGGGGCAAAAATTTATCTGAACTGCCGTCACCGAGATGAAGCAGAATTGTTTGCCGAGCTTTTCTGGCAAGTTCCTGCTGAGACGTTTCTGGCCCATAATCTCGTCGGAGAAGGTCCGAGAAATGGCACGCCCGTTGAAATCGGTTATCCGCTGGTTTCTCCGTCCTGGAATCGGCAAATCGTCATAAATATGGCAGAAAATAACACAACCTTTGCGGATCGCTTTACAGAGGTGATAGACTTCGTTCCTTGCGAAAAAAATGCCAGACATCTGGCCAGAGAACGGTATAAAATCTACCGCCAAAACGGGTATAAGCTCCAAACAATTGAAATCGCTTACCCATGA